From the genome of Erinaceus europaeus chromosome 1, mEriEur2.1, whole genome shotgun sequence:
GTGCATTTGGATTCTTCttggtttaaatatatatattcatggggggaaaaaaaagaggtcgTGAAGTTCTGAAGTTCAAGTTTTCCATCTATGAAACTGAAATTAAAACTATTGCTAGTTTTGTTGCTGCACCTCAAACTGCAAAAAGTTACAGCCCGTTTTCTGGTGTTCTATTAACTCCCATCACTACAAGAATAGTCTGCAGCCATCTTAACTTCCCACTTCTGCTGAAAGACCTGCCACCTGCTCACACGGAGGGTGAGGGGGATCCAGTCTCAGTATGAAAGCTACAGGACAGTAAGGCTACTCTCCATAAGCTGGATATGTAGATGGTGTTATTTCCAAGAAAAgtagcaaggggccaggtggtggtgcacatggttaaaaaCATACATTATATTGTGCACAGACCCTGgctccagtccctggtccccgcctgcagggggaaagctttccaagtagtcaaacaggactgtaggtgtctctctccctttctcctctcaatttttgtctctatccaacaatagataaaagaagaaaggaaggcagaaagggagagtagTAAGAGGTATACAGAAGACTGGGAAACTTGTCTTATAGCTGGTACCAAGACAGCACATTGTTCCTCATCATGGGTGCTCATGGAAGACACTTAGTTTGGtcacaatgctttttttttttttttttagagtatcTTATGTTActggagacaaagaaatcaagaggaaaagggaagatagggagtgacacctgcagcttgaCTTCATTGcacatgaagctctcccccacaccaccaccaataggtggggactggaatttgaacaagggtccttgcacatggtaacctgtgttcgtaaccaggtacaccactatctGGGGCCACAGTCAAGTTTCTCCGCAAACTAGAAGGCTAATCTTCGAATTACATGGCACACCAAGCAAGATTTTAGTTCCTGGTTGTTTGTATAACATGTGACTAGCAAGTGTTCTTGTAGCAGGATTTGCAGCTTAAGTGCCAATGTTTATGGCAATGAAGGCTTCTCTTAATGGTCTGAGTTAATTTAACTTCTAGAAgtgattaatttattatttaataagccTGACGGCTTATTTTCATTTACTATAGCAGCCTCACTGGTAATTACCCATTGTGGTGTTCTCTTTGTCTTAACGCTACTTAAGCAAGTTTTGCTGAGAGCCACAGCTGTACTTCAACCCAAATCATGAACACAGACTagaatgcttaaaaattaaaatgtattggGTTTCCTACAGGCTCACACACTACTTCAACAGATATAGTTATCTGGCATCTTTCTGTATACTCTGCAAACATACTCATGTTAAAGACATAAGCCTGTAACTCTAAATGTTAATGAGACCCTAAGAGAAACTGTCCTTAGATAGTACTAGAAGGAATTGCTAGGCTATAGTAATCAATATCAACACCAGTGAGAACTGTTCCAGAAATGCAAccaaccaaatatatatatatatatatataaatatataaatatatatataccatataaaATTCTTTATTGTAAACAAGATATAAAGTACAACAAAAGAAATATTGTGCAAAtcacatgattttatttttttaacagaaattCTTGTTTTCCAAGGTGGTATCAGAAACCTATACCCAATAGTGCAATCTGTTAAATGAAAAGATATAGTTGTATTTTTCACTATTTACTTTTGTCTTATCACTGTGTATATCACCCACTATACAGCAGAATATAACAGaaataacaaaagtaaatatCCTAATTATTTTTTACCCACCTACTTCCTTCCACATTCTCCCCCaaaactctttttaaattaaCAGGGAAACTATCTGCTTAGGAATAATGTACATTCTCATTCAATAAACCCCATGTTGTCTTCTCTCAACAAAATGACACTTTACTAAATGACGAGCGATCTTTCCAAGTTCTTTAAACTTCTTCGCATCCATTCTTTATAGTACATTTTCACCTCTGACTTTTTTCTAAACAAAGTGCAGTGTATCTTAGTCTCTAGAAAACATGTTTGTATACAATTTTCAGATCTACACAAGAAACTGCAGGCAAACTAAAGTTCAAAGCATACAATGCCTACTAGATATAGAAATCTGTTAACACTTTCAAAACAAAGAtgcaaagaaattttttttcttttagctacaTTTCAAAGCAATTAAATTAATGAGGATTCCAGTTCTCTGGGCCCTCTTTTGCAATATACAACTGCTCAACTCCAAATGTAAGCAAGTGTAAAGATACAATTCTAACAACTATGTCCACAGAAGTCTACTGGAAAGGCTAGAAATAGTAAACAAGTTAACTCTAGGAAAAGATGACAGTATCCGTAATGCAAGCTGATCTGACACCTCCATCTCTGTAGCTCCATTTCTCTTTACTCTCAAAACCAATGCTTTGGAAGGGTCTCTTAGAAACGCTGGTCTCAAATACAAAGGCTGAAGTAACAAGTTGTACATACAAGTTCGAATTCCCTACTGCCTGTGTAGACCTCATCTGAAATGTTCAGAAAGTGTTTAAAGGGATAAAAACCTTTCTCATCTTTTTTGCATGTTAAGAAATGAACCCTGCCACTGTGACTGCCTGTGGCCTCAATGCTTCCTGTTCTGTAACTCAGGCTGGGCCTTCTCCCCAGGCTGTGGGTGGGGCTTCTGCTCTCAGCCAGCACAGCAGGGGCACAGCAGGGCCACAGACTTGCAGTGGGTGCATTTTTATGACATCACTGATGCCTGGGTGCGGCCAAAGTTAGTTCAGGCTCTTTACCTCCTAGTCTGTCATTGTGCGGGAGCAGGAGTTGGAGGTAAGGCAATGTCGTTGAGCTTGCTCACTTCCATCTGCCAGTTTGGGAGTTTCTTGGCAGACAGATGACGCCGGGCATGCTTGGTCAAGTGGTCACTCCTCATAAAGCGACGGTCACACATGGGACAGACGAACTTCTTCTCACCTGTGTGGGTCCGCCGGTGCCTGGAGAGTTCATCAGAACGGGCAAACCTCCTTTCACAACCTTTCCAGCTGCAGCTAAAAGGTTTTTCTCCTGGAACAAAGAAATTCAGATCACTACTCTGTAATTATGAAACCACTGTAAATTACATGCTTATGTTTAAAGACACATACTAAAATACCTAAGATAAAGTATctcagttacaaaaaaaaaaaagtcatcaggtATATTTTACTCCAATTTTAACTCTTACCCCATCTCATTTATAAAAATCTTCTCCTTATAACAGAAGTCCAAAACAAGTTACTGTTGAATCTCCATTagagtgtgtacacacacacacacacacacacacagttttttgCCTCAagttgctaggactcagtgctagcactacaaatccactatttctggtggccatttttccccccttttcattCGCTAGgtcaaacagaaactgagagaggaggggagatagagagggagagagaaaatctggacacctgtagtcctgcatCACTAatcgaacccaggtctctgtTAGTGTCCTTgcattagtactatgtgcacttagcctggctcctgaatataaatattttaaagatgctTCAAAGTAACCATTCAGACATTTTAAAAAACcatcataaagaaattaaagcagtggtccgggaggtggcatagtggctaaggcactagactctcaagcatgaggtcctgagttcaatccccggacgcacatgtaccagagtgatggttggttctttctctcctcctatctttctaagaataaaaaataaattctaaaaaaaataataattatttaaaaaaaaagaaattaaaacaaaaaacccccaAGTGAAGCCACTTAGAGGACCTAACTGACAAATGACTTTGACTGACGCAGATAATAAGACAGGTTCTTTTCTGACCCATCTAATTTGTACTTGCAATCACTGCTCCAAAATGTAATCTAAACCTCTAAGACATAAATGAGGAATGGCTGATACCTGTATGTGTTCGCATGTGGGCCTTCAGATGAGAACTTTTAAAATAGGTCTTGCCACATCCTGGGTGACTACAGATGTGACTTCTTATCCTTGAGGAGTCAATCTGAGGAGTGACTTTTGCTGTGGAAGGGGAGAAGCCAGGCGCAGGGGCAATGGGAGAGAGTCTGATACCATTGGGGCTCACCactgcaggtttggggctctGCACGACAGGTTGGGGTACAACGAACATAACAGCGCCCTTGGGCACCTGTGCGCCCATGAACACGACTGGCGGGCAGACTGCAGACGGTGGGCTGGCTGGAGTGCTGGGAACAACTGTTGTCACCACAGGGCTGTTTGCAGGAAGGGGGACCATCTGGCAGATGACCGGCATGGGTGGCACTCCCCCTGcggccactgcaggtggagagaccaCAACAGACTTCTGGTGAGGGGACACAGGGGCCGACTGGGGCCTGCAGATGACTGTCTCTGAGGGAGGCACAGAGAAGTCATACAGTGCAGCACTGGCTTTCTCATCAGTGTCTGCCACTGTATTTCTCTCACCCTGGGACCTGCTTGGCGACACAGCTGCACAAGGTATGTTTTTTCTGGTAGCTTCACCATTCAGGTGGAATCCTCTTTGGAAAGAGCTGTCCTGATATCTGAGGATGTTGGCTGCTCTCACTGGGCAGGACTGATGGTGGCATAACTGGGCATCGGCCGTATGTCGAATCACACTTGTTGCCTGAgctttggggagcctgggggtagGCACTgaatccttctcttcctcttttaatGGTGCAGCAATGTGAGGTTTGGCAGGATCTGAGGTCTTGAAGTGTCCAGTAGATGGCGCTGGTGCCACCAGATTTGACACTTGGGAAGGTTCAAAATCAGAAGGGCTGTAAGGTGGAGTCAAACACTACAgaagaaaccatacaaaagaaaaGACTTAGAGTTCATTAGGTAAGCCATTAAGACATTTTAAAACTTACATTCACTTGAAAAGCAACAATACTTACAAATGCTGGAATCGTATGAAAATCAGGAGTACCAGGAAGCACATTCTCTTCCTCTGACATATCAGATACTGGTGTAACTGGTCTGTTTTCAAAGTATTTCTTAAAATTGGACTTCCAACTGCAGCTCATGGACATGAGTGCTTCTACAGCTTCAACATCACTTTTCTCTGCAGTTTTATTCCAGGAGTACACACTCTCTTTTGACCTGTCAGAAATCATTTCCATTCTTCCTGCCTGTAGAAGAAAGCATTGAAAGCATAATTCTATTTGCCACCCAAATGATATGAAAAACAATATAAAACACTtagaaaagaaacattttcaCAACTTTCCAAGCTTAAATGTGATAAGCACTAACAACCCTTAGTGGAGTAAAAAGGACACCTTACAACCATGAAAGGGATCAAGGTTGAAGTTAGCACTGCATCTGTGACCCACAGACAAGAAGCAtctgcttaggaaaaaaaaaaaattctagcctcTTTCCAGAGTAGCTACTTGTGACTGGGATCAAGCATAGAACATGAAGGTTGTGCAAACACTTACTTTGATATGAATATCTATTGAGATATTAATTCTTAAAACTGGGGGGAAACTCTTAAAAAGACATAGTAGACAGAGCTCTGGTCTATTGCTATGGGTCTAGGCTTTGTAAAGCACTTCACTTCGTGGTGAAATCAAAAGATTAAGAAatctttcagtgtctttcaaatgAATACACTAGGCTACTTGAAGTCTAGCCAAAACCATTTATTGAACACAAATAGTCTCCCTTGCAACTGATCAGGAAGTGCAATACTATAAATGGATAACCAGAAACGCTAATATCCTATTTCAATAGTCTGACTACTGATACCCAGTAGTCTGCACAGTCAAAGCAAAATACTTGAATTTTCTCATGAGCTGCTTGATAACAGAAATAACAGCATGAACTTTGTGTTTATTTGTACAGCTCTTTAACAGTTATTAAAGGTGTATATTAAAGTCCATTAAACTGCACTTTTAAAATGGATACCAACCACTATCTCTCCTATACTCCACCTAGGTAATCCCACTTTCAGCCAGTAGAGGTTGGGttactgaaacaaacaaaaacccagccCCAAGTCTTCTTAACGTTGCAAGGTGTTATCAGTGCTTGTTTTCCCAAATATGAATAGCCCCTTCATATAGAAACCCTTTAGAAAAGGAGCCACTGCTCCCCCCCCAATGTCACTAACAACGTAATTGCATAAGCGCACCTTTATGTAAGCGCGAGAAAAAGCCTCCAGCcgcgggggttggggtggggggtccgCAGGCATGGAGAggctggagagaggagagcaagctgcagggaggggggagggcaagCTGTGGGGAGAGTAAAGGGAGTGTGGGGAGACAGGcagcagggaggggagaaaggagtgGGGGGTAGGCAGCAGGGAGAGCTGTGAGGGGAAGAGCAGCAGGGAGGGTGGAGGGCAGGCAGCAGGAAGGTTGGCGGGGGCGGCGGCAGGGAGATCCTGGGCGGGCGGACGCGGAGGGGGCCGCCCCGACCTCAATGGGGCCGGCGGTGAGTCACTGGGAACATTCCTGGCCGCCCGCACGTCCCGCACTCCCGCGCCGCCATTGGCCAGTCGGCGCGGCGGCCCGGGCGCTGATTGGCTGGGCCGTGAAGGGCGGGGCGCGGCATGTGAACAAAGCGTGATCGGCGGCTGCCGGCGGCCGCGCAGGAAGCGTGAACCGGGAACTGCCGCGCCGCCACCTTTCACCCACTTCCCGCCCCCGCCGCGCCGCGCCCCGCCGGGAGGGGCCCGGGCGCCGCTGCCAGCCCGCCCGCGGGCCGACGTTCCCTTAGGAACCGCCAGCGGGGCTGGGCTGGGTCACCCGGGGACGACAGGCTTCCCGCCCCCTGCTGCAGGCTGAGGAGAGCGGGGCCCAGAGGAAGCCCGTCCccgcccccccctccctccctgccggCCGTAGCCCCGGGGCCCAGGGCGCTTCCCGCCCTCGCCGCCCccgggtcccccccccccccggcttccgGCGGCCCCCGCTGCAGACGTCCGGCCCCCGCAGCTCCGGGCTCCCGCGGCCCCCGCGTCTGGCGGTTCCCCCGCCCACCTCCCAGCGCGCCGGCCGGCTCCCGCGCCCACCCCCGAGGCTCCCTGCTCCCAGCGTGCGGGGTCCCCAGGACGCGGCCGTGAAAGTGCAGGGAAGCGACCCCCCGCCCCGCGTGCCCGCCCACGAGGCCGCCCCTCCCCTCCGCCAGCTGCGCGCCGGGGATCCCCCTCCCCGAGCACCCCGCCCCCTGACTGCCCGCGCACAGCCCCCTCCGCCTGAGTGGCCTCCAGGTCCGCACCGCGACGTCTTCCAGCCGCCCCAGGTGCAGGGGGGCCCCCACGCCCCTTTACACTTCCCCACATCCTCGCAATGGGGGCCGGGGCACAGCCCCCCATTCAGTCCTGTCCGCCTCCCGTCACCCCCACAACTGTCGCAAGTTCCCTGGGGGCTGCCCCTTCCCTGCGCCTTACACCTGGACCCCCTGCACACCGCAGCAGGGGCTGCAGCCAGGCGCCCCCCACGACACTGCAGCCCCAGGCGCGACAGATGTCAGGGGCTCGGGTTCGCACTCCCCGGAGCAGGCTCGGCCGGGAGGTACCCAGGCATCCCCAGGTGACTTACCGCGGTGGGCTGCAGCGCAGCGCCGAAGTTGAGCATGGCCGGCCTCCTGGTCGCGGGGGGCGAGCTGCCTGGCTGCCCGCTAGCTGAGCGCAGACTGGAAACACTCGACGCCGCGCCTACCGCCGCCGCGCTCCGCGCCGTCTGCCCCCGCCCGCTGCAGGTAGCAGCTCAGCTAACGCCGCGCGCGGGCGGGAGCGGGAGGCGGGGCCTGCGCCGGCCAATCAGCGGCAAAGGTGTGTGAGGCCCGGGCCAATGGGCGCGCGGAGCCGCGCGTGATCGCCGGCTGCCGGGCGGCGTGAGCCTGTGTCGGCGCGGCGTGTACACAGCCCCGGCGGCGTGCTTCCCGGCCCCGCTGGAGGGAACTCCCGCCGCCGCCCGTCGCGCGACCCCCgctgccgcccccgcccccacccccaccgttgTCTCGGGGGCGGGGCCGTGGGCGGAGCTTAGCGGCCCCACGTGGGGCGGGAGGGCTGCGCTCAGTCCCGAAATCCGGGCGCAGAGCCCCAGCTGGACCCACCGCGGGTGGGCGGAACGCCGGCGGCCGCCAGCCCGGGGTCCGAGCCAAGAGATTAGCATTTGGAAGCGCCTGGCTCTCGGGTCTGGCGAGAACGCGGAGCCTGCTGACCGACTGAGCTGATTTGGGGGATCCtttgctgggggagggggtggtggtggcgggaGGAGCTCCCgggaggagcagggagaagcCGAGTCCCCGAGGCGTCACTTGCTCCTGCAGCCACCCGGCCCCTTTGTGGGTCAGTCTGCAGTAccgcacctcctcccccttcaggGCATCTGAATCAGGGGTACGTGGGCTGCAAGGAGCCCGCGAAACTGGCCGGGGGTGCGGGCAGGGAACCATAAATCCTACTTTTAATTCTTCTTTGGTGCCGACGCTCAGTTGCAAAACCGAGTTTGGAACTCAACGTAAAGTTAAAACATCATTTACAAACGGTTGCAATGACAGACTTTCCCGGAAGCTGGGGGGCGGaatgggcaggggaggggaggtggggtgaGGTCTCCTGGGGTGTCCCGGCGCCTCCCCCGCACGTGGTGCGGAGCAATTGCTGGGAGATCTGCGGAGCCGAGGGCTTGTCTGCTCTCACTCCTCCCACAGCTCTCCCATTCCACCTTCCAACCCCTCGGGCTGGTGCTCCCCAGAGCTGCAATCCCAGGCTCTACTCTGCTCCGGATCTGTTCTCATTAAGACTGTTTGGTGACGGTTCACAGCATTTGGAGCAATAAATAAGGCTTAAAGCTAATCGGAGTTTGCATCTCCTCCTTCGCAGGCCGAAGACGTAGGAAagaccaccacctccccccctccAATTGTCTCATCCTCCGGGTCATCCAAAGGCTAGTAGCGCCCTTCCTTTCCCAGCACAGAAAGGTgatgtattattttataaaactCCAGCTATGTGGACACTTGCCGATGGTTCTTTCTGGTATAGCCAAGACCTAAACTAGCGACAACAATAGAGGTAATAATGATAGGATTGACCAGGGCCAGAGCCACCCACGGGGCGGGGTTGGCGGGGGAGGGGACTGAATGGCCTTCTGTCAATGCCCCTCCGGAGTCTGTTGGAGGGGTGCCAGCTCAGCTGCCGGCGGCTCTTCCCGTCTCCCTCACCCCATGCTCTGGCCTCTGTTTGCAGgggtgtccctccctgcaggcTTCCTTCCGCCTGGGCTGTCCCATCCTGTTGATTGGAGCCTGAGGGGCTACAGCAGCTGGCCTGGGGCACCTGCTGCCACAGAGGAAGGTGCCACCCGTGCCCAGCCGGCAGGGGAGCCTTCCTTCCTGTGGGGACCGCCCTCCTCTGTGGCACAGTCTGCTCTCCTGGTCTCAACCTGGCCTCCTTCCTGAGGAATGTGGGGCTCCCTGGCACGGTGCCCCAAGCACACTGAGCAGGGAGCACTCCTGGCTTATGGGAGTGATTCAGaacaggaaagaggagagagaagctggaagaaaccatgtggtggtagtgcagttcctagaggtgcagaaaaaaaaaaaaagttctccaggAACCTCAGACTCACATAACACAAACTAAAACTGTGGCCTCTGCTCCTCCTGGTATGGGCTGTCAGACTGGCATCCAACCTAGCCCTATCACCTTCCCCCAGGCCCTGAGTGGTTTTGCTTCTGAAGTTTCTCCTCActttccatttctgttccttAGTTGCTGTTTCTGGTCAGCTCATGGGTAGAGAATCCAACATCCATTCCAACCTTCCATCCTTCCAGTGCTCACACAGCCACCAGAGTGACTTGAAGAGTCAGGGTCCAATCTTGACACTGCCTTCTGGGAGAGGGGAGATGTTACAGTTGGAATGATCCTTGTCCCTACTGCCTACGAGATAAATGGCCAGTCAGTTCAGGGCTATGCTCACCCTCTGCCCAGACACATCTTTGCCCACAGCCACATTCAGAAAACTTGCCTTGGCTTTTCAgttacagtaaaaaaaatatttgttaagcACCTACTCTATGTTTTAGGCACAGGACAACAGTAATGAATAAGACAGGCTCTATTATATTATAATAGGATTATATATTCTAACCAAGTTTATACATTAGAATGGATACACTGTATAGTCAAATGTACTCATAGTTAACTTCCCTTCATATGTCTATCTATATCCAGTGTAAGTTAATTTCAATTCATCAGACTGCTACAGGGTGATATGATTCTGCTTTGTACCGCCTGATAAGAGAAGTTAACTTTAAGGAGGTGTTTAAGCTGAAACCCTAATGAGAGGATAGAACTATCCCAGAAGGGCACAACTGGGCAGAGGGAATAGGTACCACAGTCCTATGGCAGGAAAGAACATGCCCTGTGTGAGGTAGGATGGCTAGGGTGGGGGGCTGATGCTGGAACCAAGGTAAGAGAACCCTCATTTATAGGCCACAGTATCAAATCTGGGTTagtttttctcccctccctttctcactttctcccttcctttcttccttcctttcttcctctcttccctcctcccttctttttctttctttctttttaaatatttatgtattccctttttttgcccttgttgttttattgttgtagttattattgttgtaattattgatgtggTTATTGGACTGGGGATTGAAATGTGGGAGTCATTAGGGTGTCAGTGACAACAGACACCAGAGAAGTGGGTGAAAGCCCTTAGGAAGAGCAAAGAAGAGGTAAGAGAGCAGAGGGTGAGTgaggggggccagttggtggcgcatCTGTTTGAGCTCtcacattgcaatgtgcaagaacccaggttcaaacccctcgtTTTctgacagggaaagcttcacgagtgatgaagcaggactacaggtgtctttctgtctctctccctctctgttttcccctcctctctcaatttctctctgtctctgtccaataataaataagagagcTTAGGGTGAGACATTTGCACAGGTAGGGAggtgagagggaacacaaatatgAGTATAATTCTTTCATATATGTCACGTTTCTTGGCCTAATGTACCCTAAAGTAGGGATAAGAGACAAACACGAGTTGATTTTGGAAAGTGAAaggaggactgggagatagctcgctTGGTAGAATGTATGCCTTGTTGTGTTTGAGCACACTCTGGCACTAGATGGGTCAATATAGCACCAAAGGaagttccatgaatggtggagcagtgctgtgggctgtctgtctctgtctctctctctgtctctctttctgaaacaAAGAGATTGAGAAAGTCAGCCAGAAAGTAATAAAGTCATACAGGAGGATTGTTATGaggctcttcttctagcgtttgcccttcttccgtagccagtcagcagcatcaggttgagcctgatgtcaagtttcgagacctttgaatctggagaggtggcagtcattgactatgtgggtcatagtctgtctgtagccacaggggcagttcgggtggtctctggctccccagcgatggaacatagcggcgcaccggccatggcctgttcgatagcgattgaggagggcccaatcataacgtgctaggtcaaagccgggttgatgcttgcaggggtctgtgatgaggtgtttgatgtcacaaaacaaaaagcaaacaaaaatccaGAAAGTAAGTttcagacagaaaaggaaaaaaaagttttttccttCTGATTGATGGATATTATTAGTTATTCTCATTATACTAATTGCCATAGTTTTTGTAAAAGGTGAAAGATTTATgcaatctgaagagaaaccagagtattgcCATAGTTTTTGTGTAGTGCAAGAAATTAAACTGAGAGTCTTACACATGGGATCTACTGTGGACTTATCATCTTAACTCGTTATGTtatattatgttatttatttacttacttatttattaaaagtatgaagcactactccaccactcatgaaattttatttgttctatttttgttgttctcaTGAGATGCTAGGgataaacccaggacctcaaacaTGCACCTGAGCCACCTACTTGACTCTAATTACCatgttcttaaatatatatacatatatatttaatttgttaaatgaaagagagatacagagataaaggtACACACACataaagagaggccagagcactgttcagatatggtttatgatggtgctggagatttaaccaaggacctcagagcctcaggcatgcaaatcttttgCAGAGCTATCTTGATGTTGCTCCAGCTCATTACTATGGTTttaagttcatttaaaaaaaaaaacaacttttttttttttttatgattgaaGCTATGGCTAAGTGGTAgaggcaggacttgcatgtgtgagaccctgggttcaatccccagctacaTATGTAGAAGTGGATAATTAGTCTGGCCTCTCCTCTTTACCCcatgaaataaatacatcttttttttaaagccccCCCACCTCAAAATCTTGAGCTCTTTAAATAGATTGATTCTAAAGATGACTCCAGCAACCTCTCCTGCCCTGTATAACTTTTTCCAGTATGATTTTACCATTTCTGAATCAAGAGGTGAAATCTGTTTCTCTCACCCTTGACTTAGGGCTGAACTCATGACTAGTAGAGCTGAGGAGGCTCTTGTGGGTTATAGCTGGGTCTTCAGTCATTAAAGTGTCTGTTTTCACCTTTTTGGAAGCAGGTTGCTAGTTAGAATGATTTGGTCTGAATTACTGAGCAAAGAGAGAGAACATCTGAAATGAGAATGACTGTATGGAGGGAAAACAAGATGATAtaatgatgggggccaggtggcacacgttacaatgcacaaggaaccgggttcaagcccctggtccccacctgcaagaagaaagctttgcagctggtgaagcaggtctgcagggatctctctgtctctctccctcattgtcacccccttcctctcaatttctggctgtctctatccaacaaataaataaataaacaaacacaattttaaaataaaaaaaaagccatcgCAACCAACAGCAAGGACCAAGACGCTAAACTCACAAGCAGGGTCACTGGGGCCTGCTTCCCGAAGTGACACAGGTCTGGAGGCAGTGTGGAGCAGAGATGAACCAGTCCTGTCCAGATCCAGTTGAACTCCTGACCTGAAGAACCCTGAGCAACACGTAGAAGAACAGCCCAAGCTGAACCTGGTGCATCCCTTCCACCCGGCAGTCCTGGGCCCTGCG
Proteins encoded in this window:
- the KLF10 gene encoding Krueppel-like factor 10 isoform X1 translates to MLNFGAALQPTAAGRMEMISDRSKESVYSWNKTAEKSDVEAVEALMSMSCSWKSNFKKYFENRPVTPVSDMSEEENVLPGTPDFHTIPAFCLTPPYSPSDFEPSQVSNLVAPAPSTGHFKTSDPAKPHIAAPLKEEEKDSVPTPRLPKAQATSVIRHTADAQLCHHQSCPVRAANILRYQDSSFQRGFHLNGEATRKNIPCAAVSPSRSQGERNTVADTDEKASAALYDFSVPPSETVICRPQSAPVSPHQKSVVVSPPAVAAGGVPPMPVICQMVPLPANSPVVTTVVPSTPASPPSAVCPPVVFMGAQVPKGAVMFVVPQPVVQSPKPAVVSPNGIRLSPIAPAPGFSPSTAKVTPQIDSSRIRSHICSHPGCGKTYFKSSHLKAHMRTHTGEKPFSCSWKGCERRFARSDELSRHRRTHTGEKKFVCPMCDRRFMRSDHLTKHARRHLSAKKLPNWQMEVSKLNDIALPPTPAPAQ
- the KLF10 gene encoding Krueppel-like factor 10 isoform X2 yields the protein MEMISDRSKESVYSWNKTAEKSDVEAVEALMSMSCSWKSNFKKYFENRPVTPVSDMSEEENVLPGTPDFHTIPAFCLTPPYSPSDFEPSQVSNLVAPAPSTGHFKTSDPAKPHIAAPLKEEEKDSVPTPRLPKAQATSVIRHTADAQLCHHQSCPVRAANILRYQDSSFQRGFHLNGEATRKNIPCAAVSPSRSQGERNTVADTDEKASAALYDFSVPPSETVICRPQSAPVSPHQKSVVVSPPAVAAGGVPPMPVICQMVPLPANSPVVTTVVPSTPASPPSAVCPPVVFMGAQVPKGAVMFVVPQPVVQSPKPAVVSPNGIRLSPIAPAPGFSPSTAKVTPQIDSSRIRSHICSHPGCGKTYFKSSHLKAHMRTHTGEKPFSCSWKGCERRFARSDELSRHRRTHTGEKKFVCPMCDRRFMRSDHLTKHARRHLSAKKLPNWQMEVSKLNDIALPPTPAPAQ